AAATCCCTCGCCGGGATGCCGAGGTAAATGGTGCGGGGAGGGGGATTTGAACCCCCACGCCTTGCGGCACCGGATCCTAAGTCCGGCGCGTCTGCCAGTTCCGCCATCTCCGCATGTTGAAGAGTTTTACCCGTCTGAATTATAGCATTTCAGGTCTGTCACTGGGTAGGGCCGATGCGATTGATGGCGAAGCTACCGTATCCGAGGTCCTCGCTTTTTGTGGATTTTCCGGAACAGACCCGCAGCATTTCCTCGAAAAGCGCCTTCCCGATATCGTCAATGGTTTTTGTGCCGGCGATGACGGGGCCGGCGTCCACGTCCATGTTGTCGCTCATACGTTCGAAAGTCGGCGTGTTGGAACAGACTTTGATCACGGGGGCGATGGGACAGCCTGTACAGGTTCCCCGACCCGTGGTGAAAAGGATCACCTGAGCTCCTCCTGCCACCATGCCCGTAATGGACTCGATGTCATGCCCCGGCGTATCCATAAAGATCAGTCCATGGCGGCTCGGATGCTCCGCGAAGGCGAGGATTTCCTGCAGGGGCGCTTCTGTACCGGCCTTGCTGATGCAGCCCAGGGATTTTTCTTCGAGGGTCGTCAGCCCGCCCTGACGGTTGCCCGGCGTCGGATTGGCCAGTCGGATGTCCACCCCGTCGGCAAGGGCTCCCTCTTCCGCGTGTCGAACGACCGAGAACAGGCGCTCGGCCACTTCGGGATTCACCGCCCGTTTGGCCAGCAGGTGTTCGGCTCCGATCATCTCCTGTGTCTCCGACAGAATCGACGTTCCACCCGCGCGAATCAGCCGGTCGGATGCGTTTCCCACGGCGGGGTTGGCCGAAAGCCCGGACCAGGCGTCGGAGCCGCCGCACTCAAGGCCCAGAATCAGTTTTGAAAGGGGCTGTTCCTCGCGGTGAAGAAGGGAAATTTCCGCCAGCATCTCTCGCCCGATACGCACGCCTTTCGCGGTGGTGGCCAGTGTTCCGCCTTCTTCCTGGATGACCAGGTGAGCGACGGGTTTTGTCGTGATTTTTGAGATTTCTTCGGCGACTTCCCTGGCCTGGATCGTTTCACAGCCCAGCCCGACGACGATGCAGGCCGCCACGTTCGGGTTCGCGCCGAAACCGGCCAGTGTTCTTTTGGTTTGTGCGGCGTCGCTGGGGAGCTGCGCGCAGCCGTGCTGATGCGTTACGTACACGGCGCCGTTCAACTGAAGAGCGATGCGCGCGGCTGTGTCGTTGGCGCAGACCACCGACGGCAGCACCAGCAGATGATTTCGTATCCCGACGCTGCCGTCCGCCCTCGTATAACCCATAAAAACGGAATCTGATCCGCTGTTCATCGTTTATCCCCCCTGCCGCGCAGGCCCTCAAGATTGTGAACGTGAACGTGAGCGCCTTTGGGAATATCTTCTGAGGCCGCTCCGATGACCTCACCGTATTTGATCACGTTTTCGCCCCGTTTGAAGTCGCGCAGCGCAATTTTATGTCCGGCGGGAATCGCCGTGACGGCCGTGACTTTTATCGGTTCATCCCCTCGATTTATCGACAGAACTTCGCCCGGTTCAATATTTCTGACGACGGAGGCAACGTCGTCCTCTGCCGTTACGCAGTGCGCGTTGTGTATCTCAGGCGCTGTCATTTTACATCATCCCCCCCGCAGTGCGGATTTTTATTTTTTATCGGCATTGTTTTTCAGGTCCTGGCTTTTCAGGTCTTGATTTAGATTAGAGTCTTTTGAATTTTCGGGAAAGGCCATGAAAATAAGGCCCCCAACCAGTGTGACGGGAATAAATTGGGCCATGTGAGAAAAAAGCGTCACCGTCAGGGCCACGTCGGGCTCGATTCCGCAGTTTTTCAGGGCCGTCAGGGAAATGGCTTCGTAAACGCCGATGGCGCCCGGAGATGAGGGCAGAAGCATCCCCAGGCTGCTGACGGCAAAGATGGAAAGCGTCGTTGGCCAGGGAAGTCCCAGCGCGGCCGCGGCGTTCAGGCACAGGAATGTCTGGAGGCTGTAGAAGAACCACAGGGTCAGCGAGGTGGCGGTCAGGCGGACAAGAGCCCGCGGCGACATGTTGTCGAGGACTCCGGCAAGGGCCTGCGCGACGAAGCTCCCCAGCCCTCCTCTGCCGAAAAGACGGATAAATCGCTCCGTCAGGGTCGGATGCCGGTAAAAAAGAAAAAGAACGGCCCACCCTCCGGCGAGACATGCCGCAAAGAGATATACGACCTCCTGACGGTTCAGACTCCAGAGAAACCAGAGACTCAGGATCGCCAGAACGTTGACGTCGAAAAATCGCTCCATAAGGACAAGGCCCAGGGCCTTTTGGGAGGAAATTCCGTTGCTTCTGCCAAGCCAGACGGCCTTGGCCACTTCTCCCGCCTTGGCGGGCAGGACGTTGTTGATCGCAAGCCCCACCAGCGTG
The Synergistaceae bacterium genome window above contains:
- a CDS encoding UxaA family hydrolase, which produces MTAPEIHNAHCVTAEDDVASVVRNIEPGEVLSINRGDEPIKVTAVTAIPAGHKIALRDFKRGENVIKYGEVIGAASEDIPKGAHVHVHNLEGLRGRGDKR
- a CDS encoding flippase-like domain-containing protein, giving the protein MNGTAEISTRKKALIHGLWCFFKYGISVLCLCYAFWDVPLVNLLKIVKGYPLPPMLAVLGVSFTAYAVMGLRLSWMASPPLSFRSAFAATLVGLAINNVLPAKAGEVAKAVWLGRSNGISSQKALGLVLMERFFDVNVLAILSLWFLWSLNRQEVVYLFAACLAGGWAVLFLFYRHPTLTERFIRLFGRGGLGSFVAQALAGVLDNMSPRALVRLTATSLTLWFFYSLQTFLCLNAAAALGLPWPTTLSIFAVSSLGMLLPSSPGAIGVYEAISLTALKNCGIEPDVALTVTLFSHMAQFIPVTLVGGLIFMAFPENSKDSNLNQDLKSQDLKNNADKK
- a CDS encoding UxaA family hydrolase yields the protein MNSGSDSVFMGYTRADGSVGIRNHLLVLPSVVCANDTAARIALQLNGAVYVTHQHGCAQLPSDAAQTKRTLAGFGANPNVAACIVVGLGCETIQAREVAEEISKITTKPVAHLVIQEEGGTLATTAKGVRIGREMLAEISLLHREEQPLSKLILGLECGGSDAWSGLSANPAVGNASDRLIRAGGTSILSETQEMIGAEHLLAKRAVNPEVAERLFSVVRHAEEGALADGVDIRLANPTPGNRQGGLTTLEEKSLGCISKAGTEAPLQEILAFAEHPSRHGLIFMDTPGHDIESITGMVAGGAQVILFTTGRGTCTGCPIAPVIKVCSNTPTFERMSDNMDVDAGPVIAGTKTIDDIGKALFEEMLRVCSGKSTKSEDLGYGSFAINRIGPTQ